A region from the Musa acuminata AAA Group cultivar baxijiao chromosome BXJ1-10, Cavendish_Baxijiao_AAA, whole genome shotgun sequence genome encodes:
- the LOC135595038 gene encoding transmembrane emp24 domain-containing protein p24delta4-like produces MRTRDETAILRAEAVLLCSVGLLAAWMPTAAALWLSLPTSGTKCVSEEIHAGVVAMADYAVIHDDDPRNTPTISVKVTAPNGDTLHHKGNITIGQFAFTSNEPGTYLACFWLDGANRGAGTSVGINWKIGIAAKDWESIAKKEKIEGVELELRKLEEAVEVIHENLLYLRNREAGMRDVSEKTNSRVAMFSFMSLTVCILASVVQLWHLKGYFHKKKLI; encoded by the exons ATGAGGACGAGGGACGAGACGGCGATCTTGCGGGCCGAGGCGGTGCTGCTATGCTCCGTCGGGCTCCTCGCTGCATGGATGCCTACCGCGGCGGCGCTATGGCTCAGCCTGCCGACGTCGGGAACGAAGTGCGTGTCGGAGGAGATTCACGCCGGCGTCGTCGCCATGGCCGACTACGCCGTCATCCACGACGACGATCCCCGCAACACGCCCACGATCTCCGTCAAG GTGACAGCACCAAACGGGGACAcacttcatcataaaggaaatatTACGATTGGCCAGTTTGCATTCACTTCCAATGAACCAGGGACCTATCTGGCATGTTTCTGGCTGGATGGTGCTAACAGAGGTGCCGGAACAAGTGTTGGCATCAACTGGAAGATTGGGATTGCTGCAAAGGACTGGGAATCCATTgctaaaaaggaaaaaattgag GGTGTTGAGCTTGAGCTGAGGAAACTAGAAGAGGCTGTTGAAGTGATCCATGAAAATTTGTTGTATCTCAGGAACAG GGAAGCCGGCATGAGAGATGTAAGTGAGAAGACGAATTCTCGTGTGGCAATGTTCAGTTTCATGTCCCTTACCGTATGCATTTTGGCTTCTGTCGTGCAGTTGTGGCACCTAAAAGGTTACTTTCACAAGAAGAAGCTAATCTAG
- the LOC135594818 gene encoding uncharacterized protein LOC135594818 — translation MAGDPSPDGPNGRRKRKAGRPAAVDSPGGGAVASSSQRRAAVDDAVVLLRGALEFRRRTGLLPRPSNMPALYESVRGSLRSPVSQDQAYNKLRHLRHRLSHPVAGGHGSHDDLLYELAAELWSAGVEEKYEKEDDKKQKDNEVEEESKDAETEGDDDLDKKQGRNGDEQRGGPESYPYLVHAAAEHWKAHSLSNSSLEAGLKLLNPSKAKALEDRWKKLVEDEMKLQADWFMACRDIFALLNQSHQGMNS, via the coding sequence ATGGCCGGCGATCCCTCCCCCGACGGTCCTAACGGCCGCCGTAAGCGCAAGGCGGGGCGCCCGGCTGCCGTGGATTCCCCCGGCGGCGGAGCCGTAGCATCCAGTTCCCAGCGCCGGGCGGCCGTCGACGACGCCGTGGTGCTCCTCCGGGGAGCTCTCGAGTTTCGGCGACGGACGGGCCTGCTGCCGAGGCCGTCGAATATGCCCGCATTGTACGAATCCGTGAGAGGCTCGCTTCGCTCTCCCGTCTCCCAGGACCAGGCCTACAACAAGCTCCGCCACCTCCGTCACAGGCTCAGCCATCCCGTCGCCGGCGGTCACGGTTCCCACGATGACCTCCTCTATGAGCTCGCCGCGGAGCTCTGGTCCGCGGgcgtggaagagaagtacgagaaAGAAGATGATAAGAAGCAGAAGGACaatgaggtggaggaggagagtAAGGATGCGGAGACGGAAGGAGATGATGACCTCGACAAGAAGCAAGGCCGCAATGGGGACGAACAGCGAGGTGGACCTGAATCCTACCCATATCTGGTCCACGCCGCAGCCGAGCACTGGAAAGCTCACAGCTTATCGAATTCATCACTGGAGGCGGGTCTCAAGCTGCTGAATCCATCAAAGGCGAAAGCTTTAGAGGATAGGTGGAAGAAGCTGGTGGAAGATGAGATGAAGTTACAGGCGGATTGGTTCATGGCGTGCAGGGACATCTTCGCATTGCTGAATCAGTCGCATCAGGGTATGAACTCGTAG